In Pleuronectes platessa chromosome 5, fPlePla1.1, whole genome shotgun sequence, a single genomic region encodes these proteins:
- the vtna gene encoding vitronectin a: protein MRLQVVLLVLLAHPFAAEESCMDRCENGFDSERKCQCDSMCKYYRSCCSDFEVTCRMMTRGDTFSSPEDADDDEVLEGTTSSPGRSTQSFTTAGHQLKPTRAPISDFRPQWPPESTLDMTKPPRLMDTIFQRVPVRQQTPASNTVLPKQKVSLTTEPPKIDTTTQMTTVPITTRTTAAPDPDAEVCSGRPFDSFMQLKNGSIFAFRGDYFFELNQQSVVPGYPKLIKDVWGIDGPIDAAFTRINCQGKTYFFKGNKYWRFDSGVLDDDYPRDISVGFDKIPDHVDAAFSLPASGHHGRERVYFFKADQYYMYEFLHQPSHGECITMSESSPSMLFRRYTDIYSNVYESFFSELFSDLPQHHSNHHFIDKDWKGLKSPVDAAMAGRIYVTPLTSSRRDGYGQDRQWDQQYSQQWDQQYRQQWDQQYRQQWDQQNRRQWGRGRQSRSPGWGSMAEQGMNMGQDLAAKGMEMGLKLAERRMEMEERLGRGRDRGWEQEGDRYPQNNRRNSDSRNERGHLERPRTIPIQSVFFFKGDKYYRVDLSTKRVDPAVPPYPRSIAQYWLGCSKTSRSEK, encoded by the exons ATGAGGCTGCAGGTCGTCCTGCTCGTTCTGCTCGCTCACCCCTTTGCTGCTGAAG AGTCGTGTATGGATCGCTGTGAGAATGGTTTCGACTCTGAGAGGAAGTGTCAGTGTGACTCGATGTGCAAGTATtacaggagctgctgctctgacttCGAGGTGACCTGTAGGATGATGA CTCGTGGAGACACGTTTTCGTCTCCGGaggatgctgatgatgatgaggtcTTGGAAGGCACTACTTCTTCCCCCGGACGCTCAACACAGTCTTTTACCACAGCTGGTCATCAGCTGAAGCCCACGCGTGCGCCCATATCTGACTTCAGACCCCAGTGGCCTCCAGAATCCACACTAGACATGACCAAACCACCACGACTGATGGACACCATATTTCAGAGAGTCCCTGTCAGACAGCAGACACCCGCCTCAAACACTGTCCTCCCTAAACAGAAGGTCTCCTTAACAACGGAACCCCCTAAGATTGATACAACAACTCAGATGACCACTGTACCCATCACTACGCGCACCACTGCAGCCCCCGACCCAGACGCTGAGGTCTGCAGTGGGAGGCCTTTTGACTCTTTCATGCAGCTTAAAAATGGCTCCATCTTTGCCTTCAGAG GGGACTACTTTTTTGAGCTGAACCAGCAGTCAGTTGTGCCTGGTTATCCAAAGCTCATTAAGGACGTGTGGGGCATCGACGGGCCAATCGATGCTGCTTTCACCCGCATCAACTGTCAAGGGAAGACCTACTTCTTCAAG GGTAACAAGTACTGGAGGTTTGACAGTGGTGTACTGGACGATGACTATCCTCGAGATATCAGCGTGGGCTTTGACAAAATTCCCGATCACGTGGACGCAGCGTTTTCCCTCCCTGCCTCTGGTCATCACGGACGAGAGAGAGTCTATTTTTTCAAAG CGGATCAGTATTACATGTATGAGTTCTTGCACCAGCCGTCTCACGGGGAGTGTATCACCATGTCTGAGAGTTCTCCGTCCATGCTGTTCAGACGCTACACTGACATTTACTCCAACGTCTATGAAAGTTTCTTCAGCGAACTCTTCTCTGACT TGCCTCAGCATCATAGCAATCACCACTTTATTGACAAAGACTGGAAGGGCCTCAAGTCTCCGGTGGACGCTGCCATGGCAGGAAGGATCTATGTGACTCCCTTGACGTCGTCACGCCGCGACGGCTATGgccaggaccggcagtgggatCAGCAGTATAGTCAACAGTGGGATCAGCAGTACAGACAACAGTGGGATCAGCAGTACAGACAACAGTGGGATCAGCAGAACAGACGACAGTGGGGTCGCGGGAGGCAAAGCCGTTCACCCGGCTGGGGCTCCATGGCTGAGCAGGGCATGAACATGGGACAGGACTTGGCTGCCAAGGGGATGGAAATGGGTCTGAAGTTggcagagagaaggatggaAATGGAGGAGCGGCTTGGACGAGGCAGGGACAGAGGGTGGGAACAGGAGGGGGACCGATACCCGCAGAACAACAGACGCAATTCCGACTCGAGAAATGAGAGGGGGCACTTGGAGAGACCGAGGACAATTCCCATTCAGAGCGTCTTCTTCTTTAAAGGAG ATAAATACTACAGAGTGGACCTCAGCACCAAGAGAGTTGACCCCGCTGTTCCTCCATATCCCAGATCCATCGCCCAGTACTGGCTCGGCTGCTCAAAAACCAGTAGATCAGAGAAGTAG